A part of Setaria viridis chromosome 8, Setaria_viridis_v4.0, whole genome shotgun sequence genomic DNA contains:
- the LOC117833576 gene encoding receptor kinase-like protein Xa21, translated as MAGAITLFCFSLLLFCSYALVSTGSSNVTADELTLLAFKSAFASAGSLASWNSSSHYCSWPGVVCSRQHPERVTSLRLGSSHLSGRLSPILGNLSFLKVLDLHDNNLVGQIPQELGRLSRLQVLNLSTNSLQGGIPVPLLVGCSNLTMLHLSDNRLQGRFPTEIGASLKNLVLLNVEKNGFSGEIPPSLANLPLLEVLNLRVNRFSDEVPPALGNLSNLIILGLDYNKLSGAIPSSLGHLSNLSRLTLGFNNFTGLIPNSIWNISSLQAFTVQQNYLSGSLPPNAFNSFPNLQIIGTDHNQFHGSIPASIANASSLWLVQLGANPLSGIIPPEIGGLKHLKLLELSETMLEAKEPNDWKFITALTNCSKFTALSLSTCNLGGVLPDSLSNLSTTMAALYLDTNKISGTIPKDIDNLINLQALGLDNNYFTGTLPSSIGRLQNLQILSVANNKIGGPIPLTLGNLAALNMLNLGSNGFTGSIPSIVGNLTNLLSLNLSSNGFTGHIPREVFNISTLSNGLDLSNNHLEGSIPLEIGNLESIIVFHAESNKLSGEIPITIGQCQRLQNLYLQNNFIAGGIPSALGQLKGLETLDLSRNNLSGPIPKFLGDLTLLYSLNLSFNNFVGEVPTAGVFANASGVSIKGNGKLCNGITGLHLPPCSIKRPKKKQNLVVVPIVISLVAILVILSSLYILKSWRKRSNTKTPSTILMQGHPLISYSQLVKATNDFSPTNFLGSGSFGSVYKGELDCQDGEGKDLVAVKVLKLQTPGALKSFIAECEALRNMRHRNLVKIVTACASIDARGNDFKAIVYDFMPNQSLDGWLHPEPNDQTEQRYLDLAERVAILLDVAYALDYLHCDGPTPVIHCDLKPSNVLLDADMVAHVGDFGLAKIITEGSTIVQQSASSVGVRGTIGYAAPEYGAGNVVSTNGDVYSYGILVLEMVTGKRPTDSICAQGMSLRQYVEMALHKGTMEVVDMPLSLRLKNEVHDASASYNRKIEALISLLRLGLSCSEEMPTSRMPTGDIIKELVAIKSLIHI; from the exons ATGGCAGGAGCTATAACATTGTTCTGTTTCTCATTATTGCTATTCTGTTCCTATGCTCTGGTATCTACAGGGAGCAGCAATGTGACAGCCGATGAGCTCACGCTACTCGCATTCAAGTCGGCGTTCGCCTCTGCGGGCTCCTTGGCATCATGGAACTCCTCCAGCCACTACTGCAGCTGGCCAGGGGTTGTTTGCAGCCGTCAGCACCCCGAGAGGGTCACCTCACTAAGGTTGGGCTCTTCTCACCTCTCTGGGCGCCTCTCACCAATTCTTGGCAACCTGTCCTTTCTCAAGGTTCTTGATCTGCACGACAACAACCTCGTCGGGCAGATACCTCAGGAGCTTGGTCGTCTCAGCAGGCTTCAGGTGCTTAACCTGAGCACAAACTCTCTCCAAGGTGGCATTCCTGTGCCTCTGCTGGTAGGATGCAGCAACCTCACAATGCTTCACCTAAGCGATAACCGACTCCAAGGTCGGTTCCCCACTGAGATAGGTGCCAGCCTGAAAAATCTTGTGCTTTTGAATGTTGAGAAAAATGGTTTCTCAGGGGAGATCCCTCCATCTTTGGCGAATTTGCCCTTGCTGGAAGTACTGAATTTGAGAGTCAATCGGTTCTCTGATGAGGTACCCCCTGCGTTGGGCAATCTCTCAAACCTCATCATTCTTGGTCTCGATTACAACAAGCTATCTGGCGCGATACCTTCATCTTTAGGCCACTTGTCCAATTTATCTAGGCTAACTTTAGGCTTTAACAATTTTACTGGCCTGATCCCCAATTCTATTTGGAATATTTCCTCTCTACAAGCATTCACTGTACAACAAAATTATTTAAGTGGAAGTCTTCCTCCAAATGCATTCAATTCTTTTCCCAATCTGCAGATTATAGGAACCGATCACAACCAGTTCCATGGCAGTATCCCTGCATCAATTGCTAACGCTTCCAGTCTATGGTTGGTTCAGCTTGGTGCTAACCCCTTAAGCGGCATCATTCCTCCAGAGATTGGAGGCTTAAAACATTTAAAACTTCTAGAGCTTTCAGAAACTATGCTTGAAGCCAAAGAACCCAACGATTGGAAATTCATAACTGCATTGACCAATTGTTCCAAGTTTACTGCATTGTCCTTGAGTACTTGTAACTTAGGAGGAGTGCTTCCTGATTCACTTTCCAATCTGTCCACCACCATGGCAGCTCTTTACCTTGACACGAACAAAATTTCAGGAACCATACCTAAAGATATTGATAACCTCATCAACTTACAAGCTCTTGGTCTCGATAACAACTATTTCACAGGAACTCTTCCCTCCTCCATAGGCAGGCTTCAAAATCTGCAAATCCTCTCTGTTGCAAACAACAAAATTGGCGGGCCAATCCCACTGACATTAGGAAATCTTGCAGCACTGAATATGCTAAATCTCGGATCAAATGGTTTTACTGGTAGCATACCAAGCATTGTTGGAAACCTTACAAACTTATTATCTCTAAACCTATCTAGTAATGGTTTTACAGGCCACATTCCAAGGGAAGTATTCAACATTTCCACTCTCTCTAATGGTTTGGATCTATCCAATAACCACTTGGAGGGCTCAATACCTTTAGAGATTGGAAATTTGGAAAGTATTATAGTATTCCATGCAGAGTCTAACAAATTATCAGGTGAAATTCCTATTACCATTGGTCAATGCCAACGCCTCCAGAACCTCTATCTCCAAAATAATTTCATAGCTGGTGGCATCCCATCAGCCCTGGGTCAGCTCAAAGGTCTTGAAACTCTTGATCTTTCACGCAACAATTTGTCAGGTCCAATACCCAAGTTCTTAGGGGACCTTACATTGCTCTATTCTCTGAACTTGTCATTCAACAACTTTGTTGGAGAAGTGCCAACTGCAGGTGTTTTTGCAAATGCTTCTGGAGTCTCAATCAAAGGCAATGGTAAACTTTGCAATGGAATAACTGGACTACATTTGCCTCCTTGTTCGATAAAGCgaccaaagaaaaaacaaaaccttGTGGTTGTGCCCATTGTTATTTCTCTTGTCGCAATACTGGTCATCCTTTCATCACTCTACATTCTTAAATCATGGCGCAAGAGAAGCAACACAAAAACTCCTTCAACAATACTCATGCAAGGCCACCCATTGATCTCGTACTCTCAGTTGGTGAAAGCAACAAATGACTTCTCTCCTACCAATTTTCTGGGCTCTGGATCATTTGGATCAGTATACAAAGGAGAGTTAGATTGTCAGGATGGGGAAGGTAAAGATCTTGTTGCTGTGAAGGTACTAAAGCTTCAAACTCCTGGGGCGCTCAAGAGTTTCATAGCTGAATGTGAAGCACTCCGAAACATGCGACACCGGAATCTCGTCAAGATAGTTACAGCTTGTGCAAGCATTGATGCCAGAGGAAATGATTTCAAAGCAATTGTGTATGACTTTATGCCTAATCAGAGTTTAGATGGTTGGCTACATCCTGAACCTAATGACCAAACAGAACAAAGGTACTTGGATCTCGCAGAAAGAGTGGCCATACTGCTAGATGTGGCTTACGCATTGGATTATCTTCATTGTGATGGCCCAACACCTGTTATACATTGTGATCTTAAGCCAAGCAATGTGCTCTTGGATGCTGATATGGTAGCCCACGTTGGAGACTTTGGTCTGGCCAAGATTATTACTGAAGGTAGCACTATTGTCCAACAGTCAGCAAGCTCAGTGGGAGTTAGAGGGACAATCGGTTACGCTGCCCCAG AGTATGGTGCTGGAAATGTGGTGTCAACAAATGGAGACGTTTACAGTTATGGAATTCTTGTGTTAGAAATGGTAACTGGGAAGAGGCCCACTGATAGCATCTGTGCACAAGGAATGAGCCTTCGTCAATATGTCGAAATGGCCCTACATAAAGGAACAATGGAAGTGGTTGACATGCCTCTGTCCTTGAGGCTCAAGAATGAAGTTCATGATGCAAGTGCTTCATACAATAGAAAGATTGAGGCCCTGATTTCACTACTTAGGCTTGGACTGTCATGCTCTGAGGAAATGCCGACCAGTAGGATGCCAACTGGAGATATCATCAAGGAGCTGGTTGCCATCAAATCTTTAATCCACATTTAG